AGATTTCCGGTAAACAGTCAAATGAATAAAAAAGAGAAAAATAAAGATAATTAGTCATAATAATGACTAGAACGGTATAAATATTTAAAATTCAAAATAATTAGAAAAAAAGATTTTAATAATTATTTTTGAATAACGTAAGGAGTATTAGTTTTCAATAAATAAAATACAAGGTTAACTAATTTTCTAGCAGATAAAATAAGAGCTCTCATATGATGATGGCTATGTGATTGAGAAAACTTTTTGCGATAATAATCTTTAAAAACTGGATTATGAAATCTTAAAGAATTAGCAGCCATAACAAGGTAGGTTCTAAGATATTTGTTACCCTTTTTAGTTAATTTGTTATCTTCTGATTGGAAATTACCGCTTTGATTAACAGACCAAACTAAGCCAGCATAAGAAGCTAAAGCAGAAGCATTATTAAAACGTTTGATATCTCCAATTTCAGCAATAATGCCAGCAGCGGTAACTTCACCAATACCTTTAACAGTAACTAGGGTATTGGGGATTCTTTTAATAAGTTTTTCTATTTCAGATTTAACTAATTTGATTTGTTTTTCATAGTGTTGAATTAATTCAATAGTAGAAACAATAGAAAGTCTAAGAGTATTTGAATGAGAAGGTCTTAACCTCAAGGCATTTTTGGCAAGTTCTTTAAGTTTTTCAGCCAATAATTTAGAAGAAACATTATGTCTAGAAATTTTAGCAATATATTCAAACAACTCTTCAACAGGCATATTAGAGATTTCTTCAACAGTAAAATCTTTAAGTAAAGATTCATATGTTTTGTTTAGTTTAAAATTTAAATTCGGGAAATATAAAGCGACATAAGAGTATAATCTCAATTTTAAACGAGCTATATCTTCATTAAACTTTAGATATAATCTAGTAAGATTTCTTAGTTCATTGATAATATAGGAATTATTAACAAAAGGAACTAGAGAATCTTTAAATTTAGAAGCGATATCGAAAATAAGTTTAGCATCAATCTTATCAGTTTTAGGACGATTAAGGATTTTGCGATAATATTTCATATTATCAGTTTTGACCCAGAATACAGGTATTGAGTGATTAGAAAAATAGTTAGCAACATCAAAAGAATAAATACCTGTTGATTCAAGTACAAGAGAAAAAT
This sequence is a window from Marinitoga litoralis. Protein-coding genes within it:
- a CDS encoding IS110 family transposase, which gives rise to MSILAIDVSKSSLAFYSDFIGSGVVENSPQGIFDLFDKATSNSNDFSLVLESTGIYSFDVANYFSNHSIPVFWVKTDNMKYYRKILNRPKTDKIDAKLIFDIASKFKDSLVPFVNNSYIINELRNLTRLYLKFNEDIARLKLRLYSYVALYFPNLNFKLNKTYESLLKDFTVEEISNMPVEELFEYIAKISRHNVSSKLLAEKLKELAKNALRLRPSHSNTLRLSIVSTIELIQHYEKQIKLVKSEIEKLIKRIPNTLVTVKGIGEVTAAGIIAEIGDIKRFNNASALASYAGLVWSVNQSGNFQSEDNKLTKKGNKYLRTYLVMAANSLRFHNPVFKDYYRKKFSQSHSHHHMRALILSARKLVNLVFYLLKTNTPYVIQK